Proteins from a genomic interval of Salmo trutta chromosome 39, fSalTru1.1, whole genome shotgun sequence:
- the LOC115179248 gene encoding LOW QUALITY PROTEIN: gastrula zinc finger protein XlCGF49.1-like (The sequence of the model RefSeq protein was modified relative to this genomic sequence to represent the inferred CDS: inserted 2 bases in 1 codon), producing the protein MNCFNEKFIRVHTGEKPYSCSDCGGRFSRRSHLKRHQHVQTGEKPYFCSDCGKSFSLLDTLKAHACIHTGEKPYSCSDCGKRFSQRSNLKIHQSLHTGEKPYSCSDCEKSFSQLDKLNSHQRIHTGEKPYSCSDSGQSFSQHNSLKEHQCIHTGEKPYSCTECGMSFSLQDSLKSHQRIHTGEKPYFCSDCGKXISRHSSLKKHQRIHTGEKPYSCFECGKSFTTSSALTVHQGVHTGEKPYSCSDCGGVTIDWET; encoded by the exons ATGAACTGTTTCAATGAGAAG TTCATCAgagtgcacacaggagagaagccttactcctgctctgactgtggggggAGATTCTCTCGACGGAGCCACTTAAAAAGACACCAACATGTACaaacaggagagaagccttacttctgctctgactgtgggaagagtttctcccTATTAGATACCTTAAAAGCACATGCATGTATacatacaggagaaaagccttactcttgctctgactgtgggaagaggttcTCTCAACGGAGCAACTTAAAAATACACCAAAGTTTacatacaggagaaaagccttattcCTGCTCGGACTGTGAAAAGAGTTTCTCCCAATTGGATAAGTTAAATAGTCACCAacgaatacatacaggagagaagccttactcttgCTCTGACTCTGGGCAGAGCTTCTCTCAACACAACAGCTTAAAGGAACACCAatgtatacacacaggagagaagccttactcctgcacTGAATGTGGGATGAGTTTCTCTCTACAGGACAGCTTGAAATCACAccaacgtatacacacaggagagaagccttacttctgctctgactgtggaaa aattTCTCGACACAGCAGCTTAAAGAAACAccaacgtatacacacaggagagaagccttactcctgctttgaatgtgggaagagttttacaacatCAAGTGCTCTGACAGTTCATCAGGgagtgcacacaggagagaagccatactcctgctctgactgtgggggaGTTACTATCGACTGGGAAACTTAG